A DNA window from Brassica napus cultivar Da-Ae chromosome C1, Da-Ae, whole genome shotgun sequence contains the following coding sequences:
- the LOC106423944 gene encoding serine/arginine-rich splicing factor SR34A yields MSDRSSRSIYVGNLPGDIRESEIEDLFYKYGRIVDIELKVPPRPPCYCFIEFEHPRDAKDAVDGRDGYNFDGCRLRVELSHGGRGQSSGDRRGGYGGGGGYRGGGGGGGGSARFGVSRHSEFRVIVRGLPSSASWQDLKDHMRKAGDVCFAEVTRDRDGAYGVVDYTNYDDMKYAIRKLDDTEFKNPWARGYIRVKKYESSQSRSPSRSRSRSRGRDRSRNRSRSISRSKSPRKDMSKSPRRSPAKSISKSRSPSPDRKNPLRSRSRSRSLSKSPAKVQQGSE; encoded by the exons ATGAGTGATCGATCTTCTCGGTCAATCTATGTTGGTAACTTGCCCGGCGACATTAGGGAGTCTGAGATTGAAGATCTCTTTTACAAG TATGGCCGCATTGTTGATATTGAATTGAAAGTTCCACCTCGTCCTCCATGTTATTGCTTTATTGAG TTTGAGCACCCTCGGGACGCCAAAGACGCTGTTGATGGCCGTGATGGCTATAACTTTGACGGCTGCCGCTTGAGG GTTGAGCTTTCCCATGGTGGGCGAGGACAGTCTTCAGGTGACCGTCGTGGTGGATATGGTGGTGGGGGTGGCTACCGcggtggcggtggtggtggtggtggatctGCTCGGTTTGGCGTCTCACGACACTCTGAATTCCGAG TTATTGTACGTGGGCTTCCATCATCTGCTTCATGGCAAGATTTGAAG GATCATATGCGGAAGGCTGGTGATGTGTGCTTTGCTGAGGTCACTCGAGACCGTGATG GAGCTTATGGTGTTGTTGACTACACCAACTACGATGACATGAAGTATGCT aTAAGGAAACTTGATGATACAGAGTTTAAAAACCCATGGGCTAGAGGCTATATAAGG GTTAAGAAATATGAAAGCTCCCAGTCAAGAAGCCCAAGCAGAAGCAGAAGCCGTAGCCGAGGCCGTGATCGCAGCCGTAACCGTAGCCGCAGCATCAGCAGAAGCAAGAGCCCAAGGAAGGATATGAG TAAATCACCAAGACGATCCCCTGCCAAATCAATATCAAAATCTAGATCGCCATCTCCTGACAGGAAGAACCCCCTTAGGTCCAGGTCCAGGTCCAGGTCTCTTTCAAAATCTCCAGCTAAG GTTCAACAAGGCAGTGAGTGA
- the LOC106424079 gene encoding uncharacterized protein LOC106424079, with protein MASRFQEASLVTSPSYPNAVAWSSENLIAVAAGHLVIILNPAFPSGPRGVISVPNAEPYQIGKVRYEDLLTGGLLPSSLKRERHPCVRSLSWSDLGMSQNYGCLLAVCSAEGRVKLYRPPFSDFSADWLEIADVSDLLFENLLSMNFGESNNLSSTSLSNKDQVVQPDTEDDERIPILRTRKRRRTSVDNINLHEMDITDPASRSKQDNQTVNNVLAIELYEQPSNAHNCHSLPKAPKKCSREISPEKYVSREALLSSLSVAWSSLLTFSTEGSSFENLLRFSLLAIGSKSGCVSIWKVHAPESYHIERGNVSPNVELTAIIQAHSSWVSTMSWGIFGCDSSNPQMLLVTGSCDGSVKIWMSNKEDLQKSVEVYTSSFFLLKQVVAVNLVPVSTLSFVVNNYSNEMHLAIGKGSGSFEVWKCEISTRKFEQVASTNAHDQVVTGLAWSYDGRCLYSCSQDNYVRNWILSENTISEVPIPANTPGLSSTSDLPDDFLSCLGVALSPGNLAVALVRSFNIELLNPMYEARSQKAAVEFIWNGAQQSGESEDCSETITEAILGFSKNEYAYWESNLLWSLKEFKDYNKPLVLWDMITAMLAFKQSMPEFVELVTTKWLSVSYLGFHADIPMEDLVPKISKRFSAVPSRLLHILNVISRRVMLSELKTDEINRKLQGQRMNNEEEIDLWLKLLQESERELRERLVGLSFSAYLTAESASSTGNWHPAGLAQMQQWVEINHDIVDSQLQTLSLDVKSSLTRSSSNSTETALEEENCPYCAAPVHFNSPEEAVCQAPHQKKKKERCDQGHKLERCCVSMQVCPPTPLWFCKCCNRLTLELAPEALFALPSFPNDLKSLPEYSFSKVALKPFCLFCGILLQRKQPEFLLSASPV; from the exons ATGGCGTCGCGGTTCCAGGAGGCTTCACTGGTTACTTCGCCATCGTACCCTAACGCCGTCGCGTGGTCATCGGAAAATCTGATCGCCGTCGCCGCTGGCCACCTCGTCATCATCCTC AATCCGGCATTCCCAAGTGGACCTCGTGGGGTGATCTCAGTCCCTAACGCCGAGCCTTATCAGATTGGCAAGGTTCGCTATGAAG ATTTGCTTACTGGTGGACTCTTACCTTCGAGTTTGAAGAGGGAAAGACATCCCTGTGTCCGCTCTCTCTCATGGTCTGACTTAGGAATGTCTCAAAACTACGG CTGTTTACTGGCTGTTTGCTCAGCAGAAGGCAGGGTTAAGCTATATCGACCTCCCTTTTCTGATTTCTCTGCTGACTGGCtcgag attgcCGATGTATCTGATTTGCTTTTTGAGAATCTTTTAAGCATGAACTTTGGAGAGTCCAACAATCTTTCTTCTACGTCATTATCTAACAAG GATCAAGTAGTGCAACCTGACACTGAAGATGATGAAAGGATTCCAATTCTCAGGACACGCAAGCGAAGAAGAACGAGCGTAGACAACAT AAACTTGCATGAAATGGATATTACAGATCCAGCATCACGTTCCAAGCAAGATAACCAAACGGTGAATAAT GTACTTGCGATTGAATTGTATGAACAGCCAAGCAATGCTCACAATTGTCACTCTTTGCCTAAAGCTCCGAAAAAGTGCAGTCGAGAGATAAGTCCAGAGAAGTATGTTTCTCGTGAGGCATTATTATCCTCTCTTTCTGTCGCCTGGTCCTCTTTACTAACCTTCTCAACAGAAGGTTCTTCTTTTGAGAATCTGTTAAGATTCTCTCTTTTGGCAATTGGTTCAAAGTCCGGTTGTGTTTCCATATGGAAAGTCCATGCACCAGAAAGCTATCACATTGAACGTGGCAATGTATCTCCCAACGTGGAACTTACAGCTATTATTCAGGCCCATAGCTCTTGGGTTTCAACGATGAGTTGGGGAATTTTTGGCTGCGATTCTTCCAATCCACAAATGCTGTTGGTTACTGGGAGTTGCGATGGTAG TGTGAAGATTTGGATGAGCAACAAAGAAGACTTGCAAAAATCTGTTGAGGTCTACACATCTTCATTTTTTCTATTGAAACAG GTTGTAGCGGTGAACCTTGTTCCGGTTTCAACGCTTTCATTTGTTGTGAACAATTATTCTAATGAAATGCACTTGGCAATCGGCAAAGGATCTGGTTCCTTTGAAGTATGGAAGTGTGAAATATCTACCCGAAAGTTTGAACAAGTTGCTTCAACTAATGCTCATGACCAAGTG GTTACGGGTTTAGCTTGGTCATATGATGGCCGTTGTTTGTACAGTTGCAGTCAG GATAATTATGTCCGAAACTGGATCTTATCTGAGAATACCATCTCTGAAGTGCCAATTCCTGCAAACACTCCTGGTCTCAGTAGCACAAGTGAT cTTCCTGACGACTTTCTGTCATGTCTTGGTGTTGCATTGTCCCCTGGAAACCTTGCTGTTGCTTTG GTCCGCAGCTTTAATATTGAACTCTTGAATCCGATGTACGAAGCAAG GTCACAGAAGGCTGCTGTAGAGTTCATATGGAATGGCGCACAACAATCCGGAGAATCGGAAGATTGTTCGGAGACGATAACCGAAGCTATTCTGGGATTCTCCAAGAACGAATACGCATACTGGGAATCTAATTTGCTATGGTCGTTGAAAGAGTTCAAAGATTATAATAAGCCTCTAGTTCTTTGGGATATGATAACAGCTATGTTGGCGTTCAAACAATCAATGCCGGAGTTTGTTGAATTGGTAACAACCAAATGGCTCTCTGTGTCGTACCTTGGGTTTCATGCTGACATCCCCATGGAAGATCTTGTGCCAAAGATCTCCAAACGCTTCTCTGCTGTTCCTTCAAGGTTGTTACATATTCTCAACGTAATCTCCAGACGTGTAATGTTATCAGAGCTCAAAACGGATGAAATCAACAGAAAACTGCAAGGTCAGAGAATGAACAATGAAGAAGAGATTGATCTGTGGCTCAAACTGCTCCAGGAAAGCGAAAGAGAGCTCCGGGAAAGATTGGTTGGTCTCAGCTTCTCCGCTTATCTAACTGCTGAGTCAGCTTCTTCCACTGGGAACTGGCATCCAGCGGGATTGGCTCAGATGCAACAATGGGTTGAGATCAATCACGATATCGTCGATAGTCAGCTCCAAACACTTTCATTAGATGTAAAATCTAGTCTAACAAG ATCAAGTAGTAATAGCACAGAAACCGCATTAGAGGAAGAGAACTGTCCTTATTGTGCGGCGCCAGTCCATTTCAACTCGCCAGAAGAAGCTGTTTGCCAAGCTCCGcaccaaaagaagaagaaagagagatgcGATCAAGGACACAAACTTGAGAGGTGTTGCGTCTCAATGCAAGTATGTCCACCCACTCCTTTATGGTTCTGCAAATGCTGCAACCGTTTGACTTTAGAGCTCGCTCCAGAGGCCTTATTCGCATTGCCGTCGTTCCCGAATGATCTCAAGTCGCTTCCGGAATATTCCTTTAGCAAAGTTGCCTTGAAACCATTCTGCCTCTTCTGTGGAATTCTCTTGCAGAGAAAGCAGCCGGAGTTTCTGCTATCTGCTTCACCTGTATGA
- the LOC106423965 gene encoding general transcription factor 3C polypeptide 5 yields MGIIEHGAVSGTLPSKEAFVVHFPGYPSSIPRAIETLGGVQGITEARGSFSNKLELRFRPEDPYAHPALGEQRPCSGFLLKISKQEVKKPDSQPVVATSDVSLKEASPALCADIVARVSDAFHFDGMADYQHVIPIHADIARQKKRKWMDVDPLAGGSDLMGLADEDVMMLLPQVFAPKDIPDNLALKPPATSGPKKKDDAATQNFYEMDIGPVFAIDFSVKDIPKNLNWEEFVSPSSHHWQWQVSLSALFEERPIWTRDSVVQRLLDKGLKCTHHMLNRYLLRAAYYFSNGPFLRFWIKRGYDPRNDPESRVYQRMEFRVPPELRSYCDANATNKSKPRWNDICAFKLFPFKCQTFLQLFELDDEYIQREIRKPRKQTTCSHKTGWFSEALLDTLRLRVAVRFVSVFPEPGFEDVFKSIQEEFERSEKIQTFKETHKPSLVKHKEPTKGSEDMEKFKSTNDDVDVIVNEYGDDEDQDEEEEEDEEELYVPTADDEISIDSHGYLDTENSSRTYLQGLFDSFPTSEPGLYGDFAVDDGEFQIYEEESDEGLYSIDDNDGEEEEDDDDDDA; encoded by the exons ATGGGAATCATAGAACATGGAGCGGTCTCAGGTACCTTGCCGAGCAAGGAGGCCTTTGTAGTGCACTTCCCTGGATACCCATCATCTATTCCCCGAGCCATTGAAACCCTTGGAGGAGTTCAAGGGATTACTGAG GCAAGAGGATCATTTTCAAACAAGCTTGAGCTGCGTTTCAGGCCAGAGGATCCTTATGCACATCCTGCGTTGGGAGAACAGCGTCCTTGCAGCGGGTTTTTGTTGAAAATTTCTAAGCAAGAAGTCAAGAAACCTGACAGTCAGCCTGTTGTTGCCACTAGTGATGTAAGTTTGAAGGAGGCTAGTCCAGCTCTATGTGCAGATATTGTCGCTCGTGTTTCCGATGCATTTCACTTCGATG GCATGGCTGACTATCAGCATGTTATTCCTATTCACGCGGATATAGCGCggcagaagaagagaaagtggATGGACGTGGATCCCCTTGCAG GAGGCAGTGATTTGATGGGCTTGGCTGATGAAGATGTTATGATGTTATTGCCACAGGTCTTTGCACCCAAAGATATACCTGACAATTTGGC GTTGAAACCTCCGGCAACTTCTGGCCCCAAAAAGAAAGATGATGCGGCGACTCAGAACTTTTATGAG ATGGATATTGGGCCAGTATTTGCAATTGATTTTAGCGTCAAag ATATCCCAAAGAATCTAAACTGGGAAGAATTTGTATCTCCCAGCTCGCACCACTGGCAATGGCAGGTATCACTCTCTGCATTGTTTGAAGAGCGTCCTATTTGGACAAGAGACTCTGTTGTTCAACGATTACTTGATAAAGGTCTTAAATGCACACATCATATGTTAAACAG GTATCTGCTCAGGGCTGCATATTATTTCTCCAACGGTCCGTTTCTTAGGTTCTGGATTAAAAGAGGCTATGATCCACGGAACGATCCTGAGTCTCGTGT ATACCAGAGAATGGAATTCAGGGTTCCACCTGAGTTACGAAGTTATTGCGATGCTAATGCAACTAACAA ATCAAAGCCAAGGTGGAACGACATTTGCGCTTTTAAGTTATTTCCTTTTAAATGCCAAACATTTCTGCAGTTATTTGAACTCGACGACGAGTACATCCAGCGAGAGATAAGAAAGCCTCGCAAACAGACTACTTGTAGC cataAAACAGGATGGTTCTCAGAAGCCTTGCTAGATACTTTGAGACTCCGTGTGGCTGTGAGGTTTGTGTCTGTGTTTCCTGAGCCAGGCTTCGAAGATGTATTTAAATCCATTCAAGAAGAGTTTGAGAGGTCTGAAAAAATTCAAACCTTTAAAGAGACACATAAACCATCTCTAGTGAAGCATAAGGAGCCAACTAAAG GCTCTGAAGACATGGAAAAGTTTAAAAGTACAAACGATGATGTTGATGTTATTGTTAATGAgtatggagatgatgaagaccaggatgaagaagaggaagaagatgaagaagaactaTATGTG CCTACAGCAGACGATGAGATATCTATTGATTCCCATGGAT ATCTAGATACTGAGAACAGCTCCAGAACGTATCTTCAAGGCTTGTTCGATAGCTTTCCAACGAGTGAACCTGGTTTGTATGGAGACTTTGCTGTCGACGATGGAGAGTTTCAGATATACGAAGAAGAATCTGATGAGGGTTTGTATTCTATTGATGATAATGAtggcgaggaagaagaagatgacgatgatgatgatgcgtGA